A genomic window from Burkholderiales bacterium includes:
- a CDS encoding sorbosone dehydrogenase family protein — protein sequence MLLLTVFPCLNAAAIELPLDKIKLPPGFAISVYAQVPGARSMTLGSDGTVFVGTVREGKVYAITRDQKVHVIAEGLNVPNGVAYRHGSLYVAEINRILRYDNIEASISAPAKPIVVNDKYPKETHHGWKFIAFGPDGLLYVPVGAPCNICEPDPDRYALISRIKPDGSGYQVFARGVRNSVGFDWDPQTKELWFTDNGRDWMGDDLPSDELNHAPKAGMNFGFPYCHQGDIPDPEFGAKHSCNEFTPPALKLGAHVAALGMRFYTGTMFPAKYRNAIFIAEHGSWNRSKKSGYRVMLVTLKNNKPDSYEVFAQGWLQGEKNWGRPVDVLNMPDGSLLVSDDQAGVIYRIGYQVQ from the coding sequence TTGCTGTTGCTCACAGTGTTTCCCTGTTTAAATGCGGCCGCAATCGAGCTACCGCTTGATAAAATCAAACTGCCTCCAGGCTTTGCAATCAGTGTTTACGCGCAAGTCCCAGGCGCGCGCTCCATGACGCTGGGCTCCGATGGCACCGTGTTCGTCGGCACGGTTCGCGAAGGCAAGGTCTACGCAATTACCCGGGATCAGAAGGTGCATGTCATCGCCGAAGGTCTCAATGTGCCGAACGGTGTGGCGTATCGCCATGGCTCGCTGTATGTCGCGGAAATCAACCGCATTTTGCGTTACGACAACATCGAGGCCAGCATATCTGCACCCGCTAAGCCTATAGTTGTCAACGACAAATATCCCAAAGAGACTCATCACGGCTGGAAATTCATCGCCTTCGGCCCGGACGGCCTGCTCTACGTTCCTGTAGGCGCGCCGTGCAACATCTGCGAACCTGACCCCGACCGCTACGCGCTGATTTCACGCATCAAGCCCGATGGCAGCGGATACCAGGTTTTTGCGCGCGGCGTGCGCAATTCCGTGGGTTTTGACTGGGATCCGCAAACCAAGGAATTATGGTTCACCGACAATGGGCGCGATTGGATGGGGGATGATCTACCCTCGGATGAGCTCAATCATGCGCCCAAGGCGGGAATGAATTTCGGCTTCCCGTACTGCCACCAGGGCGACATTCCCGATCCTGAGTTTGGCGCCAAGCACAGCTGCAACGAATTTACTCCCCCGGCGCTTAAACTTGGCGCGCATGTCGCCGCGCTTGGAATGCGCTTCTATACCGGCACGATGTTTCCCGCTAAATACCGTAACGCAATTTTCATTGCTGAGCACGGCTCGTGGAACCGCAGCAAAAAATCAGGATATCGCGTGATGCTGGTCACGCTAAAGAACAACAAACCCGACAGCTACGAAGTATTCGCACAAGGCTGGCTGCAGGGAGAAAAAAACTGGGGCCGGCCGGTCGACGTGTTGAACATGCCCGACGGATCGCTGCTGGTTTCCGACGATCAGGCCGGCGTGATTTACCGTATCGGGTATCAGGTGCAATAA
- a CDS encoding enoyl-CoA hydratase encodes MTTAATASTASSDPLVLLRDADGVVTLTLNRPAQFNALSSALLTELQDALDGIAENHSVRVVVIAGAGPAFCAGHDLKEMRASRDPGVIEDLFKRCSRMMMTLVEIPQPVIARVHGIATAAGCQLVAGCDLAVASTEARFATSGVNLGLFCSTPGVALGRDMPRKQAMEMLLTGDFIDAQTALKQGLVNRVAPPAQLDSEVMKLAAAIKGKSRAAVSLGKRTFYKQLEMNMEQAYQYANQVMASNMMDDDAAEGIDAFIQKRPPKWREAD; translated from the coding sequence ATGACAACTGCCGCAACCGCTTCGACCGCAAGCAGTGACCCGCTTGTGCTGCTGCGCGATGCAGACGGTGTAGTTACACTCACTCTGAACCGCCCTGCGCAATTCAACGCGCTCTCCAGCGCGCTCCTTACCGAACTGCAGGATGCGCTCGACGGCATTGCCGAGAATCATTCCGTGCGCGTGGTGGTCATTGCGGGAGCAGGACCGGCATTTTGCGCGGGCCACGACCTTAAGGAAATGCGAGCGAGTCGCGATCCGGGCGTTATCGAAGACCTGTTTAAACGCTGTAGCCGAATGATGATGACGTTGGTTGAGATTCCGCAGCCGGTCATTGCGCGAGTGCACGGCATTGCCACCGCTGCCGGATGCCAGCTAGTCGCAGGATGCGATCTCGCCGTCGCCTCGACTGAAGCGCGGTTCGCCACCTCTGGAGTCAATTTGGGCCTGTTCTGCTCCACGCCTGGCGTCGCACTCGGACGTGACATGCCGCGCAAGCAGGCAATGGAAATGCTCCTCACCGGAGATTTTATCGATGCTCAAACGGCGTTGAAGCAGGGATTGGTCAACCGTGTAGCGCCGCCCGCCCAACTGGACTCGGAAGTAATGAAGCTGGCTGCAGCGATTAAAGGCAAATCTCGCGCGGCCGTTTCCCTGGGCAAGCGAACGTTTTACAAGCAGCTGGAAATGAACATGGAACAGGCGTACCAGTACGCGAACCAGGTCATGGCTAGCAATATGATGGATGACGACGCTGCGGAAGGCATCGATGCGTTCATTCAAAAGCGCCCGCCAAAATGGCGCGAGGCAGACTGA
- a CDS encoding TerC family protein, producing the protein MELFSAQFFSALIAVVIIDLILAGDNAIVIAIAARNVAKHLQKRAIIWGTAGAIVVRAAMTLFVVWLLRIPGLLLVGGLLLIWIGYRLLVPAREGKHSKSAVDTFWGAMRTIIVADAVMGFDNVLGVAGAAHDSFLLVIIGLLISVPIVVWGSTLLLSWIDRFPGLIYIGAGVLAWTAAKMITDEPILKEFLLHRPVAVWAIYALVTGGVLLCGYAANKRKTNRDGPR; encoded by the coding sequence ATGGAGCTGTTCTCGGCGCAGTTTTTCTCCGCGCTAATCGCTGTCGTCATTATTGATTTGATCCTCGCGGGCGACAACGCAATTGTAATCGCTATTGCGGCGCGCAATGTCGCCAAGCATTTGCAGAAACGCGCCATCATCTGGGGAACGGCGGGTGCTATCGTGGTGCGGGCAGCAATGACGTTATTCGTGGTCTGGCTGCTTCGAATTCCCGGCTTGTTGCTTGTTGGCGGGCTGCTCCTAATTTGGATTGGTTATCGCCTGCTGGTGCCGGCCAGGGAGGGAAAGCACTCGAAATCTGCGGTTGATACCTTTTGGGGTGCGATGCGAACTATTATCGTCGCCGACGCCGTGATGGGTTTTGATAACGTGTTAGGCGTGGCCGGTGCAGCTCACGATAGCTTTTTATTGGTGATTATAGGACTCCTGATCAGCGTGCCCATTGTGGTATGGGGCAGCACACTCCTTCTGAGCTGGATCGACCGTTTTCCGGGGCTTATATATATTGGCGCTGGCGTATTGGCGTGGACCGCCGCAAAAATGATCACCGACGAGCCGATACTGAAGGAGTTTTTGCTTCACCGGCCGGTCGCTGTATGGGCGATATATGCGCTCGTGACGGGCGGGGTATTGCTCTGCGGATATGCTGCAAACAAGCGCAAAACGAACCGCGATGGTCCTCGCTAA
- a CDS encoding GYD domain-containing protein — protein MAKYLIKASYTLEGTKGLLKEGGSGRRSAVAQTIQGMGGKLEAFYYAFGETDVFTIIDVPDAVAAAAVSLVINSKGGAQVSITPLITPEEIDAACKKSVAYRAPGA, from the coding sequence ATGGCAAAGTATCTGATAAAAGCGTCATACACGCTGGAAGGAACAAAAGGGCTGCTCAAGGAAGGCGGTTCCGGCAGGAGATCGGCGGTGGCGCAAACGATCCAGGGGATGGGCGGGAAACTGGAAGCGTTTTATTACGCTTTTGGCGAGACCGACGTGTTTACGATTATAGACGTGCCAGATGCAGTTGCGGCCGCAGCGGTGAGTCTTGTCATTAACTCTAAGGGCGGCGCCCAGGTTTCCATCACCCCTCTGATTACACCGGAAGAAATAGATGCGGCATGCAAGAAATCGGTAGCGTACCGCGCGCCGGGGGCGTAA